One Deltaproteobacteria bacterium genomic window carries:
- a CDS encoding MFS transporter, protein MFNKLSDLFYGWRMVAATCALRVLGAGLHSFGFTIFFLPLSQELNINRTATSLAFSLARAEGAVEGPIIGHLLDRYGPRPIMLTAVLLMGFGYLLFSQVDSYATFLIVYLGVISLAHAGGFMHGPMVLINTWFIRQRTRAITISSAAFGLGGVLIAPILSAIVHAWGWRWGAAIGGMTFLIVGIPLCLCIRRSPESMGLLPDGDPAPPTITDKDGKVQPARAENDVTVAQALRSFAFWGSVLAAGVRNGSYHAISVHFIPMMVWKGLSQNEAAWLLSGFAFLGMASTLILGWYADKSNKPRFNAAILLVAAGSMLIPIFTDSVWLLCLFTICFASVEATYPVGWALVGDLFGRTHYAKIRGYMTLFYTWGGVLGPVIAGAIFDKWQTYEPLLWGLIAVFLVASAFFASLSNSWLRATAR, encoded by the coding sequence TTGTTCAATAAGCTGTCCGACCTTTTCTACGGCTGGCGCATGGTCGCGGCCACCTGCGCCCTGCGCGTCCTCGGCGCCGGCTTGCACAGCTTTGGCTTTACGATTTTTTTTCTGCCGCTTAGCCAAGAGTTGAACATCAACCGCACCGCCACTTCGCTGGCATTTTCCCTGGCGCGCGCCGAGGGCGCCGTCGAAGGGCCGATCATCGGCCACTTGCTCGACCGCTATGGGCCGCGGCCGATCATGCTCACCGCCGTGTTGCTGATGGGCTTTGGCTATCTTTTGTTCTCTCAAGTAGACAGCTACGCGACGTTTCTAATTGTCTATCTCGGGGTGATTTCGCTGGCCCACGCCGGCGGCTTCATGCATGGGCCGATGGTGTTGATCAACACCTGGTTTATTCGCCAGCGCACCCGCGCCATCACCATCAGCAGCGCCGCCTTCGGCCTGGGTGGCGTGCTGATCGCGCCGATCTTGAGCGCCATCGTCCACGCCTGGGGTTGGCGCTGGGGTGCGGCAATTGGCGGCATGACATTCTTGATCGTCGGCATCCCGCTTTGCTTGTGCATCCGCCGCTCGCCGGAAAGCATGGGGTTGTTGCCCGACGGCGATCCGGCGCCGCCCACGATCACCGACAAAGACGGCAAGGTTCAGCCTGCCAGGGCTGAGAACGACGTCACCGTGGCCCAGGCGCTGCGATCCTTTGCCTTCTGGGGCTCGGTGCTCGCGGCCGGCGTGCGCAACGGCTCCTACCATGCGATCTCCGTACATTTCATTCCCATGATGGTCTGGAAGGGCTTGAGTCAGAATGAAGCCGCCTGGCTGCTCAGTGGCTTTGCTTTCCTCGGCATGGCATCGACGTTGATTCTCGGCTGGTACGCCGACAAGTCGAACAAGCCGCGCTTCAATGCGGCCATACTGCTCGTCGCTGCGGGGTCAATGTTGATTCCGATCTTCACCGACTCGGTCTGGCTTCTGTGTTTATTTACGATTTGCTTCGCCTCGGTGGAGGCCACCTACCCGGTGGGCTGGGCGTTGGTCGGCGATCTCTTCGGCCGTACCCACTACGCCAAAATTCGCGGCTACATGACGCTATTCTACACCTGGGGCGGCGTGCTCGGCCCGGTCATCGCCGGCGCCATCTTCGACAAATGGCAAACCTACGAGCCGCTGCTCTGGGGATTGATCGCAGTCTTTCTCGTCGCCTCGGCTTTTTTTGCAAGCCTGAGTAATTCGTGGCTGCGCGCTACCGCAAGATGA
- a CDS encoding MFS transporter has translation MAARYRKMKLTAGVRGLITLYTSTMLAGMWAMVVPTISVLAQSFNITPGTAAQLITALAVGRFAGMPISGWLLDHFGSRTALIVGRRAVFSLRAFADHRGNFAGGGGPRNTEALRAKR, from the coding sequence GTGGCTGCGCGCTACCGCAAGATGAAACTCACTGCGGGCGTGCGCGGCCTCATCACACTCTACACGAGCACCATGCTGGCCGGCATGTGGGCGATGGTCGTGCCGACCATTTCCGTGCTCGCCCAGTCCTTTAACATCACCCCGGGCACCGCGGCGCAACTAATCACCGCGCTTGCGGTGGGCCGCTTTGCCGGCATGCCGATCAGCGGCTGGCTGCTCGATCATTTTGGTTCGCGCACCGCGCTGATCGTCGGCCGGCGTGCCGTTTTTAGCCTACGCGCCTTTGCTGATCATCGCGGTAATTTCGCTGGCGGTGGTGGCCCACGAAACACTGAAGCGCTAAGGGCAAAGCGGTAA
- a CDS encoding ATP-dependent DNA ligase — MPMLRYTMHFSQFASLCVDLANTASRLTKINLAADFLKQLARDEVRTAVAFLSGRPFPVSDPRTLDLGPAAFAEARGIAAQPSSQEESPTLSEVADAFGRIAGANGKGSRLEKSNQLRALVERINLNDRGILFRLLHGELRIGLHDGLILEAIARAAGADLKSVRRAALFLADLAEVAAIALSEKADGLQHVDIKLFVPLLPMLSELTGDLTEILRIHGGTTALEYKYDGAPVQIHKHGDQVRLWSRRLTEVTSSLPEIVALIRRMDHAQSLILDGEVVAVGNDGRPYPFQELMRRFRRVHGIEAASSDIPLQLFLFDCLLVNGTSLIDESYESRWQKLSELTSGSHLATRTRATDAAAAEHFLSQALAAGHEGIMAKALTSPYMPGNRGKLWFKIKPAQTIDCVIVAADRGSGRRRGWLSNYHLAVARDDDFAPVGKTFKGLTDKQFSEMTARLQQLKLADDGDTVSVTPDVVVEVAYN, encoded by the coding sequence TTGCCGATGCTAAGATACACCATGCATTTCTCGCAATTCGCCAGCCTGTGCGTCGATTTGGCCAACACTGCGAGCCGCCTCACGAAAATCAATCTCGCTGCGGATTTTCTCAAGCAACTGGCCCGCGATGAGGTTCGCACTGCCGTTGCGTTTCTCTCGGGACGACCCTTCCCGGTTTCCGATCCGCGTACGCTTGACCTTGGCCCCGCCGCTTTCGCCGAGGCCAGGGGGATTGCCGCACAGCCTAGTTCTCAGGAGGAATCACCGACTCTCAGCGAAGTTGCCGACGCCTTCGGCCGCATCGCCGGTGCCAACGGGAAAGGCTCACGCCTGGAGAAATCAAACCAGCTGCGTGCTTTGGTCGAGCGAATCAATCTCAACGATCGGGGCATTTTGTTCCGACTCCTTCATGGCGAGCTGCGCATCGGCCTGCATGACGGCTTGATTCTGGAAGCGATCGCGCGCGCCGCGGGCGCCGATCTAAAGTCGGTCCGGCGCGCCGCGTTGTTTCTAGCCGATCTCGCGGAGGTCGCCGCAATTGCGCTTTCAGAGAAAGCCGACGGATTGCAACACGTCGACATCAAGCTATTTGTGCCGCTTTTGCCGATGCTTTCCGAGTTGACGGGAGACTTGACCGAAATCCTGCGCATTCACGGCGGAACCACCGCGCTCGAATATAAATACGACGGCGCGCCTGTGCAGATTCACAAGCACGGCGACCAGGTGCGCCTGTGGAGTCGCCGTCTGACCGAAGTCACCTCCAGCTTGCCGGAAATCGTCGCGCTGATCCGCCGGATGGATCATGCCCAATCGCTGATCCTCGACGGCGAGGTGGTCGCCGTCGGCAACGACGGCCGGCCCTATCCATTTCAGGAATTAATGCGCCGCTTTCGCCGGGTGCACGGCATCGAGGCGGCCAGCAGCGACATTCCGCTTCAACTTTTCCTCTTCGATTGTCTGCTGGTGAACGGCACCTCGTTGATCGACGAAAGCTACGAATCTCGTTGGCAGAAATTATCCGAGCTAACCAGCGGCAGCCATCTCGCCACACGCACGCGCGCCACCGACGCTGCAGCGGCAGAACATTTTCTCAGCCAAGCGCTCGCAGCCGGCCACGAAGGCATCATGGCCAAGGCGCTCACCAGCCCCTACATGCCCGGCAACCGCGGCAAGCTCTGGTTCAAGATCAAGCCGGCGCAAACCATCGACTGCGTCATCGTCGCCGCCGACCGCGGCTCGGGCCGGCGCCGCGGCTGGCTGTCCAACTATCACTTGGCCGTCGCCAGAGATGACGACTTTGCCCCGGTCGGGAAAACTTTCAAAGGATTGACCGATAAACAGTTCAGCGAAATGACCGCGCGACTCCAGCAACTAAAACTCGCCGACGATGGCGACACAGTGAGCGTGACTCCCGATGTCGTCGTCGAAGTCGCCTACAACTAA
- a CDS encoding universal stress protein, translating to MKKVRKILAPTDLSDLSAVGVRYAMEMARELSAEVLVYRVMPLGEDWVPPRLDSGPVRDLLANETAALEKFLSEKFADELNLVEITKRVEFGAAHSNIVDAAEREGVDMIIMATHGRTGFNHILLGSVAEKVIARATCPVLVIPAGDRKKAAAKAA from the coding sequence ATGAAAAAGGTAAGAAAAATTCTGGCGCCGACGGATCTCTCGGATTTATCCGCAGTCGGTGTCCGCTACGCCATGGAGATGGCGCGCGAGTTGAGCGCCGAAGTGCTGGTCTATCGGGTCATGCCCCTGGGCGAAGATTGGGTGCCGCCGCGCCTGGATTCAGGGCCGGTGCGCGATCTGTTGGCGAATGAGACTGCCGCGTTGGAGAAGTTTCTCAGTGAGAAATTTGCCGATGAGTTAAATCTTGTCGAAATCACCAAACGCGTCGAGTTCGGCGCGGCGCACAGCAACATCGTCGATGCGGCCGAACGCGAAGGCGTGGATATGATCATCATGGCGACCCACGGGCGCACCGGCTTCAACCACATTCTCCTCGGCAGCGTGGCGGAGAAGGTCATCGCGCGGGCGACTTGCCCGGTGCTGGTGATACCGGCGGGCGATCGCAAGAAAGCGGCGGCGAAGGCGGCCTAG
- a CDS encoding universal stress protein — translation MLRSIPISCISRPFSLISATALKRFSQSCEKSLLAARILVDFAGMPVAQGRFRDKRSEVPMYKKLLVPLDGSKTAERVLPFARALGGALKIPVELLEVIDLSTMSLHVAADKARYLDVLIAESENSAKEYLKEIAATFPGIEVTYTVKRGGPGDVIIERAAANQDTLITMATHGRSGVSRWLMGSVAEKVLRGATTPLFLVRAGDEESVSSGAAALKSVIVALDGSELAEKVLPVVTEVAKLLNLSVVLFRAYELPASAYYGSEDYLPNYDALKKEVAEDARKYLDEKVAALKGRGLPNVSAVLVEGAGADEIIRYAHDHPDTLVAMCTHGRSGVKRWVLGSVTEKVVRHSDDPVLVVHAA, via the coding sequence ATGCTCAGGTCTATTCCGATTTCTTGTATAAGCCGACCGTTCTCTCTCATTTCTGCGACAGCTCTAAAGCGATTTTCGCAGAGCTGCGAAAAATCGCTCTTAGCAGCGCGAATTTTGGTCGATTTCGCTGGCATGCCAGTTGCGCAAGGAAGATTTAGGGACAAGCGATCGGAGGTGCCCATGTACAAGAAACTGCTGGTGCCGTTGGACGGATCGAAAACCGCCGAGAGAGTTTTGCCGTTTGCCCGCGCTTTGGGAGGGGCGCTGAAGATTCCCGTCGAGCTGCTTGAAGTCATCGATCTTTCGACGATGTCGCTCCATGTTGCGGCCGACAAGGCGCGTTATCTAGACGTGCTGATCGCCGAAAGCGAGAACAGCGCCAAAGAATATTTGAAAGAAATCGCCGCGACGTTCCCCGGCATCGAGGTCACCTACACGGTGAAACGGGGCGGCCCGGGAGACGTGATCATCGAACGCGCCGCGGCAAACCAGGACACGCTGATTACCATGGCGACCCACGGCCGGTCCGGTGTCAGCCGTTGGCTCATGGGCAGCGTCGCCGAAAAAGTATTGCGCGGCGCGACCACGCCGCTGTTTCTCGTGCGCGCCGGCGACGAAGAAAGCGTCAGCAGCGGCGCCGCGGCGCTCAAGTCGGTGATCGTCGCGCTGGACGGCTCCGAGTTGGCCGAGAAGGTGCTGCCGGTGGTTACCGAAGTCGCCAAGCTTTTGAATCTGTCTGTGGTGCTCTTCCGAGCCTACGAGCTGCCGGCGTCGGCCTACTACGGCAGCGAAGATTATTTGCCTAACTACGACGCGCTGAAAAAAGAAGTCGCAGAGGACGCGCGCAAGTATCTCGACGAAAAAGTAGCGGCGCTCAAAGGGCGCGGTTTGCCCAACGTGTCGGCGGTCCTAGTGGAGGGCGCGGGAGCCGACGAGATCATCCGCTACGCCCATGATCATCCCGATACGCTGGTGGCGATGTGCACCCACGGCCGCTCGGGTGTGAAGCGTTGGGTGCTGGGCAGCGTCACTGAAAAAGTCGTGCGCCACTCTGACGATCCGGTGCTGGTGGTGCACGCAGCTTGA
- a CDS encoding rubrerythrin family protein yields the protein MTREMATAANVSAADVARYRENYLVEMDGIALYRAMAAAEQDQERVSIFEKLAENEERHAQRWARLIKNAGGTVPAHRPTARVRMLGWMARRFGTRRVVPIISSMEARDEPGYMQQPEAVGMPAEERAHSRTLRAMAGGMSEQQAIAGIERWHVTARGGGLRAAVFGVNDGLLSNFCLVMGFAGAEAKPEYIILAGIAGLLAGSFSMAAGEYVSVRSQREVFEQQIAMEKQEVEMSPKEEEEELSLIYRAKGLPEKEAALLAHRIIANPHTAIDTLAREELGLDPSELGSPWIAALSSFVSFVIGAFIPVLPYLLSSGSTAVAVSTALSFAALFGVGALVSIFTARGPLVSGGRMVAIGVLVSAITYGVGWLFGVSTG from the coding sequence ATGACAAGAGAAATGGCAACGGCGGCGAATGTTAGCGCAGCGGATGTGGCGCGCTACCGAGAAAATTATCTCGTCGAGATGGACGGCATCGCTTTGTATCGCGCCATGGCGGCGGCGGAGCAGGATCAAGAGCGGGTCTCGATTTTCGAGAAGCTGGCGGAAAACGAAGAGCGCCACGCCCAGCGCTGGGCGCGCTTGATCAAAAACGCCGGCGGCACGGTGCCGGCGCACCGGCCGACGGCGCGGGTGCGCATGCTGGGCTGGATGGCGCGCCGCTTCGGCACGCGTCGGGTGGTGCCCATTATTAGCAGCATGGAAGCGCGCGACGAGCCGGGCTACATGCAGCAACCCGAAGCGGTCGGCATGCCTGCCGAGGAGCGCGCCCACAGCCGCACGCTGCGCGCCATGGCCGGCGGTATGAGCGAGCAGCAGGCGATTGCCGGCATCGAGCGCTGGCATGTGACGGCGCGCGGCGGCGGTTTGCGCGCGGCGGTGTTCGGCGTCAACGATGGTCTGTTGTCCAATTTTTGTTTGGTCATGGGCTTTGCCGGCGCCGAGGCCAAGCCGGAATACATTATTCTCGCTGGCATCGCCGGACTTTTGGCCGGCTCTTTTTCGATGGCGGCAGGCGAATATGTCTCAGTGCGCTCGCAGCGCGAAGTCTTCGAGCAGCAGATCGCCATGGAAAAACAAGAAGTGGAGATGTCGCCCAAGGAGGAGGAAGAAGAGCTGTCGCTGATCTATCGCGCCAAGGGCTTGCCGGAAAAAGAAGCGGCGCTGTTGGCGCACCGGATCATTGCCAACCCGCACACCGCCATCGACACGCTGGCGCGCGAAGAGTTGGGGCTCGATCCTTCGGAACTCGGCTCGCCGTGGATTGCGGCGCTCAGCTCCTTCGTGTCATTCGTGATCGGCGCTTTTATCCCGGTGTTACCCTACCTATTGTCGAGCGGTAGCACGGCCGTCGCGGTCAGCACTGCTTTGAGCTTCGCCGCATTGTTCGGCGTCGGCGCGTTGGTATCGATTTTCACCGCGCGCGGCCCACTCGTCAGCGGCGGCCGCATGGTTGCCATCGGCGTATTGGTTTCGGCGATTACGTATGGAGTGGGGTGGTTGTTCGGCGTGTCCACCGGCTGA
- a CDS encoding kinase → MNQSDDTEGPAAAADLIAAMMQPGFYPKPPAQVTHKETHISHLFFAGNLVFKIKKNVRYAFLDYGTLARRRYFLNEELRLNRRLAPSVYIGVMPICRDDGAWRLGGWGEPEEYALVMRRLPEKRMLPFLLQTHQVTVEMMRELAAVLARFHKEAPRAHTTDGAAYRARVEKQWRENLADLAPFIGGWIARHELDRVADFGSALLQRHGELLVRRAEAGWVRDAHGDLHCEHVCFAPEGVQIFDCLEFDAELRCCDLAAEMAFLLMDLEVHGGAALIEPLQSRYRELIDDAGQATLLPFFKCYRALVRAKVHALRGPEDVATAARYWRYALRLIWRSGPPFLVAACGLTGSGKSTLARELGERLGAPVLNSDVVRKNLAGVQGARQVAFAADIYSQGMTARTYNQLIREAEKYLSRGSSVILDATFTQREQRDKLAQLARKLKVPLFFIHGVASAAVTRARLAARTAAANDISDGRWEIYQKQLETQERLDEVSAEDLLELNTEAAPDQLATQCEKFLQRRLAPVH, encoded by the coding sequence GTGAACCAAAGCGATGATACCGAAGGTCCCGCTGCGGCGGCCGACCTGATCGCGGCGATGATGCAGCCTGGCTTCTATCCGAAGCCGCCGGCGCAAGTCACGCACAAAGAGACACACATTTCCCATCTGTTTTTTGCCGGCAATCTGGTGTTCAAAATCAAAAAAAATGTGCGCTACGCCTTTCTCGACTACGGCACGCTGGCCAGACGGCGATACTTTCTTAACGAAGAGCTGCGTCTCAACCGGCGCTTGGCGCCGTCGGTGTATATCGGCGTCATGCCGATCTGTCGAGACGATGGGGCCTGGCGCCTGGGCGGTTGGGGAGAACCGGAGGAGTATGCGCTGGTGATGCGCCGCTTGCCGGAAAAACGCATGCTGCCGTTTCTCCTGCAAACCCACCAAGTCACCGTTGAAATGATGCGCGAGTTGGCCGCGGTGTTGGCGCGCTTTCATAAAGAAGCGCCGCGGGCGCATACCACGGACGGCGCCGCTTACCGGGCGCGGGTCGAAAAACAGTGGCGCGAAAATCTCGCTGACCTGGCGCCCTTCATCGGTGGCTGGATCGCACGCCATGAGCTCGATCGCGTGGCGGATTTTGGCAGCGCGTTGTTGCAACGCCATGGGGAGCTGCTGGTGCGCCGGGCTGAAGCCGGTTGGGTGCGCGATGCGCATGGCGATCTGCACTGCGAGCATGTCTGCTTCGCTCCCGAAGGGGTGCAGATTTTCGATTGCCTCGAGTTCGATGCCGAGCTGCGCTGCTGCGACCTGGCGGCTGAGATGGCCTTTCTCTTGATGGATCTCGAGGTGCACGGCGGTGCGGCCCTGATCGAGCCTTTGCAGAGCCGCTACCGCGAATTGATCGACGACGCCGGGCAAGCGACGCTGCTGCCGTTTTTTAAATGCTACCGCGCGCTGGTGCGCGCCAAGGTTCATGCCCTGCGCGGCCCTGAGGACGTTGCCACGGCGGCGCGCTATTGGCGTTATGCGCTGCGCTTAATCTGGCGGAGCGGGCCGCCCTTTCTGGTTGCTGCCTGCGGCCTGACCGGCAGCGGCAAGTCGACCTTGGCGCGCGAGCTGGGCGAGCGCTTAGGCGCGCCGGTGCTCAACTCCGATGTGGTGCGCAAGAACCTGGCTGGCGTACAGGGTGCGCGGCAGGTAGCATTCGCTGCCGACATCTATAGCCAGGGCATGACCGCCAGGACGTACAACCAGCTGATCCGTGAAGCCGAGAAATACTTAAGCCGCGGCAGCAGCGTGATTCTCGATGCGACATTTACCCAGCGCGAGCAGCGCGACAAGCTGGCGCAGCTTGCGCGCAAACTTAAGGTTCCGCTCTTTTTCATCCATGGCGTTGCTAGCGCGGCCGTCACCCGGGCCCGTCTCGCTGCCAGAACCGCCGCCGCCAATGACATTTCGGACGGCCGCTGGGAAATTTACCAGAAGCAGCTCGAAACCCAGGAACGCCTCGACGAAGTGTCTGCGGAGGATCTTTTGGAGCTGAACACCGAAGCGGCGCCGGATCAGCTCGCGACCCAGTGCGAAAAATTCTTACAGCGGCGGCTGGCGCCCGTGCATTAG
- a CDS encoding cupin domain-containing protein, translated as MDNGRTLRSVFSDISVPPGAEVLSTLFETNCGRIQRIVSHDHASPPGFWYDQDDDEWVMVVRGSAVIEFDDGRLVEMAEGDYLTIPRHARHRVARTDAETIWLAVHVIGRRS; from the coding sequence ATGGATAATGGCCGGACCCTTCGCAGTGTTTTTTCAGATATCTCGGTGCCTCCTGGCGCAGAGGTGCTGTCGACGTTGTTCGAGACTAACTGCGGGCGTATCCAGCGGATTGTTTCGCACGATCACGCTAGCCCGCCGGGCTTTTGGTACGATCAGGACGATGACGAATGGGTGATGGTCGTGCGCGGCAGCGCGGTGATCGAGTTCGACGATGGACGCCTCGTCGAGATGGCCGAGGGCGATTATCTGACCATCCCGCGTCACGCGCGCCACCGCGTGGCGCGGACGGATGCGGAGACGATTTGGTTGGCGGTGCATGTTATCGGAAGGCGATCATGA
- the asnS gene encoding asparagine--tRNA ligase, with protein MSAQYVSVKQAYGLKAGSEITLRGWVRSRRDSKGITFIELNDGSRFKSMQLVVDAGVVAEDLLKHITTGSSIAATGTLVDSPAKGQAVELRVASLHLYGSADAATYPLQKKGHTLEFLREISHLRVRSNTFGAAFRLRNALSYAIHRFFQEREFLYVQTPIITTSDCEGAGQMFGVTTLDLQKPPLTQDSRVDWSKDFFGKPAFLTVSGQLEGEIFAMGFSKVYTFGPTFRAENSNTPRHLAEFWMIEPEMAFYELEDDMRLAEDFLKYIIRYVLEQCREDLEFFNQFIEKTVLTTLEHVAESDFGHITYTDAIGEIKKSGKTWEFPVDWGSDLQTEHERFLSEEIFKKPVIVTDYPKHIKAFYMRMNDDGRTVRAMDVLVPRVGEIIGGSQREERHDVLLQRMRDAGLDDKPYWWYLDLRRFGTAPHAGFGLGLERIMMYLTGLKNIRDVIPFPRTPGSAEF; from the coding sequence ATGAGCGCACAATACGTTTCGGTCAAACAGGCCTACGGTCTCAAGGCCGGCAGCGAAATCACGCTGCGCGGTTGGGTCCGCTCGCGGCGCGACTCCAAGGGCATTACGTTTATCGAGTTGAACGACGGCTCCCGATTCAAAAGCATGCAACTAGTAGTCGACGCCGGTGTCGTCGCCGAGGACTTGCTCAAACACATCACCACCGGCAGCAGCATCGCCGCGACTGGGACCCTCGTCGACTCGCCGGCCAAAGGCCAAGCGGTGGAGCTGCGGGTTGCCTCGCTGCATCTATACGGCAGTGCCGACGCCGCGACCTACCCGCTGCAGAAAAAGGGCCACACGCTGGAATTTCTCCGCGAGATTTCCCACCTGCGCGTGCGCAGCAACACCTTCGGCGCCGCCTTTCGTTTGCGCAACGCGCTCAGCTACGCGATCCATCGCTTTTTTCAGGAGCGCGAGTTTCTCTATGTCCAGACGCCGATCATCACGACGTCGGATTGCGAAGGCGCCGGCCAGATGTTTGGCGTGACGACGCTGGATTTGCAGAAGCCACCGCTGACTCAAGACAGCAGAGTCGACTGGTCCAAGGATTTTTTTGGCAAGCCCGCGTTTCTCACCGTCAGCGGCCAACTCGAAGGGGAAATCTTCGCCATGGGCTTTTCGAAAGTTTACACCTTCGGCCCCACCTTCCGCGCCGAGAACAGTAACACGCCGCGCCATCTGGCGGAGTTTTGGATGATCGAGCCGGAGATGGCGTTCTACGAGCTCGAAGACGACATGCGCCTCGCCGAAGATTTCTTGAAATACATTATTCGCTACGTGCTCGAACAGTGCCGCGAAGATTTAGAATTTTTCAACCAGTTCATCGAAAAGACCGTGCTGACAACTCTAGAGCATGTCGCCGAATCCGACTTCGGCCACATCACCTATACCGACGCCATCGGTGAAATCAAAAAGTCGGGCAAGACCTGGGAATTTCCGGTCGACTGGGGCAGCGACCTGCAAACCGAGCATGAGCGCTTTTTGTCCGAGGAGATTTTCAAAAAACCGGTGATCGTCACCGACTATCCCAAGCACATCAAAGCCTTCTACATGCGCATGAACGACGACGGACGAACGGTTCGCGCCATGGACGTGCTGGTGCCGCGGGTCGGCGAGATCATCGGCGGCAGCCAGCGCGAAGAACGCCACGATGTTTTGCTCCAACGCATGCGCGACGCCGGTCTGGACGATAAACCCTACTGGTGGTACCTCGATCTGCGCCGCTTCGGCACCGCGCCGCACGCCGGCTTCGGCCTCGGCCTAGAACGGATAATGATGTATCTCACCGGACTGAAAAACATCCGCGACGTGATCCCCTTTCCGCGCACGCCGGGGAGCGCGGAATTTTGA
- a CDS encoding threonine ammonia-lyase, producing MVTFVDVEEARERIKERIYLSPFAYSETISRMSGNRVFFKLDNLQMTGSFKERGALNRLLTLNAEESRRGVIAASAGNHGMALAFHSQRLGINATIVMPKQAPLIKVSRVRHYGARALLHGADYDEAFAEAQRLSQAEGLTYIPAFNDPWVVAGQGTIGLELYEQNPDLDAVIVPVGGGGLIGGIALVLKTLKRDIRVIGVQAESVPSMRVALQSGAPVRVPPALTIADGIAVRRVGETPLALVKEFVDEIVTVSEGEIANAVLMLLEIEKTVAEGAAAVPLAALINKKVTLDGKNVGLVISGGNIDMNLIARIIEKGLIQDGRLSRFLVVIPDRPGNLAKLTQSIAALGANILQIGQSRGFGAIALGETEVELTLETTGREQIEQLRDALTKEGFRIRLDS from the coding sequence ATGGTCACCTTCGTCGACGTCGAAGAAGCGCGCGAGCGCATCAAAGAACGGATCTATCTCTCCCCGTTCGCCTACTCCGAAACCATCAGCCGCATGAGCGGCAATCGGGTGTTCTTCAAACTCGACAATTTGCAAATGACCGGCTCGTTCAAAGAACGCGGCGCTCTCAATCGGCTACTGACGCTGAATGCCGAGGAATCGCGGCGCGGCGTGATCGCCGCCAGCGCCGGCAATCACGGCATGGCTTTGGCGTTCCACAGTCAGCGGCTCGGCATCAACGCGACGATCGTCATGCCCAAACAAGCCCCGCTGATCAAAGTCAGCCGTGTGCGCCACTACGGTGCCCGCGCGCTGTTGCACGGCGCCGACTACGATGAGGCCTTCGCCGAGGCACAGCGGCTGAGCCAGGCGGAAGGTTTGACTTACATTCCCGCCTTCAACGATCCGTGGGTCGTCGCCGGCCAGGGCACCATCGGTCTTGAGCTCTACGAGCAAAACCCCGACTTGGACGCGGTCATCGTGCCGGTCGGCGGCGGCGGCCTCATCGGCGGCATCGCGCTGGTGTTAAAGACGCTCAAGCGCGATATCCGCGTCATCGGCGTGCAAGCCGAAAGCGTGCCGTCGATGCGCGTCGCGTTGCAAAGCGGCGCGCCGGTGCGCGTGCCGCCGGCACTGACCATCGCCGACGGCATCGCCGTGCGCCGCGTCGGCGAAACGCCTTTGGCCCTGGTCAAAGAATTCGTCGATGAGATCGTCACCGTCAGCGAGGGCGAGATCGCCAACGCCGTGTTGATGCTTTTGGAAATCGAAAAGACCGTCGCCGAAGGCGCCGCTGCCGTGCCGCTGGCGGCGCTGATCAACAAGAAAGTAACCCTCGACGGTAAGAACGTTGGCCTGGTGATCTCCGGCGGCAACATCGACATGAATCTGATTGCGCGCATCATCGAAAAAGGCTTGATCCAAGACGGCCGTCTGAGCCGATTTCTTGTCGTCATCCCCGATCGTCCCGGTAACTTGGCCAAGCTGACACAATCCATCGCCGCCCTCGGCGCCAACATCCTGCAAATCGGTCAGAGCCGCGGCTTCGGCGCCATCGCCCTGGGCGAAACCGAAGTCGAACTCACCCTCGAAACCACCGGCCGCGAGCAGATCGAGCAACTGCGCGACGCGCTCACGAAGGAAGGCTTCCGCATCCGATTGGATTCTTAG